The following proteins are encoded in a genomic region of Methylobacterium tardum:
- a CDS encoding TonB-dependent siderophore receptor yields the protein MGEASGRTLNNDLYGRGGPNGPVPGYVASRSTVGTKTDTPILETAQSVSVIGRQQIEDQNALTINQALRYTPSVTTEQRGGAGSTRLEQFSIRGFTAPIFLDNMALPTSRDAFPTVDPYRLERVDIIKGPASVLYGQSGPGGIVNLVSKVPQFVRHGEIFVQGGGFSEVRGGFDVGGPIESDIPGLADQFAYRVIGLGWNGDGPAATTKIERAFINPSITWRPSTDTSLTIIANYQRDPFSGFYGGFPAVGTVFPRNFGNGIFGRLPVNFYDGDRNIERSDRTQASIEYLFDHRITENLRFHSAGRYLRSNGDYRSVFTTFGDVNGPYTSGPIIGRSVGGTQVDIEAYTMDNNFIANFDTGPIAHTALLGVDHRTFSTRSVTGPFPATTSLNALAPDHDLPINFPAFTATSRIDAQQTGVYFQDQAKFDGFILTLGGRYDTARQTGPTRTFSPNGLTIQDVPAEAFTGRASLLYLFDSGVAPYVSYSEAFEPIVNGRIFDRALGSAGRIPDPIASNQYEAGIKYQPPGTDILLTTAFFDIRRSNATTTDPVNPGFVVQTGEVGVQGVEFEARANIAEGLNLIGGFSLLDIRNVRDTGFTTNDLTRRPVPLQGLRPVQVPDTTASLFVDYRFTEGPLLGLGLGGGVRYLGPSWGDPANTFQVPASVLVDAVASYDMKHLDPRLAGLSAQLNVQNLLDERYVTGCLTYSGCYYGLPRTVYATLRYRW from the coding sequence ATGGGAGAGGCGAGTGGGCGCACCCTGAACAACGATCTCTATGGGCGCGGCGGCCCGAATGGACCGGTGCCCGGATATGTCGCCAGCCGCAGCACGGTCGGCACGAAGACCGACACGCCCATCCTGGAGACCGCACAGTCGGTCTCCGTCATCGGACGCCAGCAGATCGAGGATCAGAACGCGCTGACCATCAACCAGGCGCTACGCTACACTCCGAGCGTCACCACCGAGCAGCGGGGCGGCGCCGGCTCGACGCGCCTGGAGCAGTTCTCCATCCGCGGCTTCACTGCCCCGATCTTCCTCGACAACATGGCGCTGCCGACCAGCCGCGACGCCTTCCCCACGGTCGATCCCTATCGCCTGGAGCGCGTCGACATCATCAAGGGCCCGGCCTCGGTCCTCTACGGGCAGTCCGGGCCGGGCGGCATCGTCAACCTCGTCTCGAAGGTCCCGCAATTCGTCCGCCACGGCGAGATCTTCGTCCAGGGCGGCGGCTTCAGCGAGGTGCGCGGCGGCTTCGACGTCGGCGGCCCGATCGAGTCCGACATCCCAGGGCTGGCCGACCAGTTCGCCTACCGGGTCATCGGCCTCGGCTGGAACGGCGACGGGCCGGCCGCGACCACGAAGATCGAGCGCGCCTTCATCAACCCGAGCATCACATGGCGGCCGTCCACCGACACCTCGCTCACGATCATCGCCAACTACCAGCGCGATCCGTTCTCGGGCTTCTACGGCGGCTTCCCCGCCGTCGGCACGGTGTTCCCGCGCAACTTCGGCAACGGCATCTTCGGACGGCTGCCGGTGAACTTCTATGACGGCGACCGCAACATCGAGCGCTCCGACCGCACACAGGCCTCCATCGAGTACCTGTTCGACCACCGCATCACCGAGAACCTGCGCTTCCACTCGGCTGGCCGCTACCTGCGCTCGAATGGCGACTACCGCAGCGTGTTCACGACCTTCGGCGACGTCAACGGCCCTTACACGAGCGGGCCGATCATCGGCCGCTCGGTCGGCGGCACCCAGGTCGACATCGAAGCCTACACGATGGACAACAACTTCATCGCCAACTTCGACACCGGCCCGATCGCCCACACGGCGCTGCTCGGCGTGGATCACCGGACCTTCAGCACGCGGTCCGTCACCGGGCCGTTCCCGGCGACGACGAGCCTGAACGCGCTCGCGCCCGATCATGACCTACCGATCAACTTCCCGGCCTTCACGGCGACCTCGCGGATCGACGCGCAGCAGACCGGCGTCTACTTCCAGGATCAGGCGAAGTTCGACGGCTTCATCCTGACGCTCGGAGGCCGCTACGACACCGCCCGGCAGACCGGCCCGACCCGCACCTTCTCGCCGAACGGGCTGACCATCCAGGACGTGCCGGCCGAGGCCTTCACCGGCCGCGCCAGCCTGCTCTACCTGTTCGACAGCGGCGTCGCCCCGTACGTCTCCTACAGCGAGGCCTTCGAGCCGATCGTCAACGGCCGCATCTTCGACCGGGCTCTCGGCTCGGCCGGCCGCATCCCCGACCCGATCGCCAGCAACCAGTACGAGGCCGGCATCAAGTACCAGCCCCCCGGCACCGACATCCTGCTGACCACCGCGTTCTTCGACATCCGCCGCTCGAACGCGACCACCACCGACCCGGTCAATCCGGGCTTCGTGGTGCAGACCGGAGAGGTCGGCGTGCAAGGCGTCGAGTTCGAGGCGCGGGCCAACATCGCTGAGGGCCTCAACCTGATCGGCGGCTTCTCGCTCCTCGATATTCGGAACGTCCGCGATACCGGCTTCACCACGAACGACCTGACCCGCCGGCCAGTGCCGCTTCAGGGCCTTCGCCCGGTGCAGGTGCCGGACACGACGGCCTCGCTGTTCGTCGACTACCGCTTCACCGAGGGCCCGCTGCTCGGCCTCGGTCTCGGCGGCGGCGTGCGCTATCTGGGGCCGTCCTGGGGCGATCCGGCCAACACCTTCCAGGTGCCGGCGAGCGTGCTGGTCGACGCCGTCGCCTCCTACGACATGAAGCATCTCGATCCGCGGCTGGCCGGCCTCAGCGCGCAGCTCAACGTGCAGAACCTGCTCGATGAGCGCTACGTGACCGGCTGCCTGACTTATTCCGGCTGCTACTACGGCCTGCCGCGCACGGTCTACGCGACCCTGCGCTACCGCTGGTGA
- a CDS encoding SMEK domain-containing protein, with product MAARKQGRLMRQLEIENQLRDVVSRIVVQVELATSQGRTDINLALEDAFIPILKSVYNLPHLINLNRKQKNYPGIDLGDDHDRVAFQITSATTLDKVKATVRQFMDRAYYNTFDELFILMLARKQASYSQASSTSC from the coding sequence TTGGCCGCGCGCAAACAGGGGCGCCTGATGAGGCAGCTCGAGATTGAGAACCAGCTTCGAGATGTGGTCAGCCGCATCGTGGTTCAGGTCGAGCTAGCAACCTCTCAGGGACGGACCGACATCAACCTTGCGCTCGAGGATGCCTTCATCCCGATCCTGAAGTCGGTCTACAACTTGCCCCACCTTATCAATTTGAACAGGAAGCAGAAGAACTATCCCGGTATCGATCTCGGCGACGACCACGACCGCGTCGCGTTCCAGATCACGTCGGCGACGACGCTCGACAAGGTGAAGGCCACCGTCCGCCAGTTCATGGATCGGGCCTATTACAACACTTTCGACGAGCTGTTCATCCTTATGCTAGCGAGAAAGCAGGCCTCGTACAGCCAAGCGTCGTCAACGAGCTGCTGA
- a CDS encoding GntR family transcriptional regulator: MDVVARPRGRPRKALSVPVAPLPRTGLHEQAASRLKDMIVRGVLPAGASLVEKDLSVALGVSRTPLREALKLLAAEGLVELHQNRSARVPDWEPEEVLELFEALAGIERLTAELAASRISDVLLDDLREKQARLDCMHRDKVLDAYFALNQEIHRTIVTAAHNRPLAEAHAPLQARAQWARLRALSTGSRWEESAREHRDLFRALEVRDATGAGAIAYRHVLRTGVVIAETLRAQRAKASPGGT, encoded by the coding sequence ATGGACGTTGTCGCACGCCCCAGGGGCCGCCCCCGCAAAGCCCTGAGCGTCCCGGTCGCGCCGCTCCCGCGGACCGGCTTGCACGAGCAGGCGGCCAGCCGGCTCAAGGACATGATCGTCCGCGGCGTGCTGCCGGCAGGCGCATCCCTGGTCGAGAAGGACCTCTCGGTCGCGCTCGGGGTTTCCCGCACGCCGTTACGGGAAGCCCTCAAACTCCTGGCGGCCGAGGGTCTGGTCGAACTGCATCAGAATCGGAGCGCGCGCGTCCCGGACTGGGAGCCGGAGGAGGTCCTTGAACTGTTTGAGGCGTTGGCGGGCATCGAGCGGCTGACGGCGGAACTCGCCGCATCGCGGATCTCCGACGTCCTCTTGGACGATCTCCGCGAGAAGCAGGCGCGGCTCGATTGCATGCACCGGGACAAGGTGCTCGACGCCTATTTCGCCCTCAATCAGGAGATCCACCGCACGATCGTGACGGCGGCCCACAACCGGCCGCTGGCCGAGGCCCACGCGCCGCTCCAGGCCCGGGCCCAATGGGCGCGCCTGCGGGCGCTCTCAACCGGCAGCCGTTGGGAGGAATCCGCGCGAGAACATCGAGACCTGTTTAGGGCCCTCGAGGTGCGCGATGCCACGGGAGCAGGCGCCATCGCCTATCGGCACGTGCTGCGCACCGGTGTCGTTATCGCCGAAACCCTGAGGGCGCAGCGCGCGAAGGCCTCACCCGGCGGGACGTGA
- a CDS encoding PepSY-associated TM helix domain-containing protein, with the protein MGKTFRQSMAWLHAWSGLVVGWVLFAVFVTGTASYYRSEISQWMRPELRTDRTFGPADLAAAAERGVAHLQAHAGGARTWFITLPQAERPVLELFWRTGPGRPPGHVLLDPDTGAPAIMRATRGGDFLYRFHFELNLPPLWGRWVVGACAMIMLVALISGVVTHRRIFADFFTFRRDKSAQRGWLDAHNVTGVLALPFHLMITYTGLATLMVMYVPWGVSTAYRGDSQRYFAESGQITAPRPPAGRPGTLVPIGPLVARALEMTSEPLERITIVNPKDAQATVVAVFEEPHGLSHEHPQIAFDGVKGDVLEVRAGGLQPATKTFTTMVGLHEAHFAGPALRVLFFLCGLAGSAMVATGLLLWSAARLPKRNTSRSLGLRLVQGLNVATIAGLPAALAGYFLANRLLPAALSDRAEWEIRAFFAVWLLVALSGFLRPHRRVWTETLTVAAGLFGAVAFADLGRSAALQLNGEAHVDPVFLAFDGAMLALAALILFATRNIARFDGTSRRLSVKAAEISI; encoded by the coding sequence GTGGGCAAAACCTTCCGGCAGTCGATGGCGTGGCTCCATGCCTGGTCGGGTCTCGTCGTCGGCTGGGTGCTGTTTGCTGTCTTCGTGACGGGCACGGCGAGCTATTACCGGAGCGAGATCTCGCAGTGGATGCGGCCCGAACTCCGCACCGACCGGACGTTCGGGCCGGCGGATCTCGCGGCGGCGGCCGAGCGCGGCGTCGCCCACCTGCAGGCGCATGCGGGCGGCGCGCGAACGTGGTTCATCACCCTGCCGCAGGCCGAGCGGCCGGTGCTGGAGCTGTTCTGGCGGACGGGGCCGGGCCGCCCGCCCGGGCACGTCCTCCTGGATCCCGATACGGGCGCGCCAGCCATCATGCGCGCGACACGCGGCGGTGACTTCCTCTACCGCTTCCACTTCGAGCTGAACCTGCCGCCGCTCTGGGGCCGGTGGGTCGTCGGCGCCTGCGCGATGATCATGCTGGTAGCGCTGATCTCTGGCGTCGTCACGCACCGGCGCATCTTCGCCGACTTCTTCACCTTCCGCCGGGACAAGTCCGCTCAGCGGGGCTGGCTCGACGCGCACAACGTCACGGGCGTGCTCGCCCTGCCGTTCCACCTGATGATCACCTATACCGGGCTCGCCACGCTCATGGTGATGTACGTGCCCTGGGGCGTGAGCACGGCCTATCGCGGCGACAGCCAGCGCTACTTCGCCGAGTCCGGCCAGATCACCGCCCCACGTCCGCCCGCCGGCCGGCCCGGCACGCTGGTCCCCATCGGGCCGTTGGTGGCGCGCGCTCTGGAGATGACCTCGGAGCCCCTGGAGCGGATCACCATCGTCAACCCGAAGGACGCTCAGGCCACGGTGGTGGCGGTGTTCGAGGAGCCGCACGGGCTCTCCCACGAGCACCCGCAGATCGCCTTCGACGGAGTGAAGGGCGACGTCCTGGAGGTCCGCGCGGGCGGCCTGCAACCGGCGACCAAGACCTTTACCACGATGGTCGGCCTGCACGAGGCGCATTTCGCCGGCCCGGCGCTGCGGGTCCTGTTCTTCCTGTGCGGCCTCGCCGGCAGCGCCATGGTGGCCACCGGTCTACTGCTCTGGTCGGCGGCGCGCCTGCCCAAAAGGAATACGTCCCGGAGCCTCGGCCTTCGGCTCGTCCAGGGCCTGAACGTCGCGACGATTGCCGGGCTGCCGGCGGCGCTCGCAGGGTACTTCCTGGCCAACCGGCTCCTGCCCGCCGCGCTGTCGGACCGGGCCGAGTGGGAGATCCGGGCGTTCTTCGCAGTGTGGCTCCTCGTAGCCCTGTCGGGCTTCCTGCGCCCACACCGCCGCGTTTGGACCGAGACGCTGACGGTGGCGGCCGGGCTGTTCGGAGCTGTCGCATTTGCGGACCTTGGGCGTAGCGCCGCGCTCCAGCTCAATGGCGAGGCGCATGTCGATCCGGTCTTTCTCGCCTTCGACGGCGCGATGCTGGCCCTCGCAGCGCTGATCCTGTTCGCCACGCGCAACATCGCCCGCTTCGATGGGACATCCCGCCGCCTGTCGGTGAAGGCGGCCGAGATCTCGATTTAG
- a CDS encoding maleate cis-trans isomerase family protein, whose amino-acid sequence MARPNGTTRLGMLTPSPNSVLEPATAHLLAGCAQVSAHFSRFRVTQIGLTRAALGQFDPEPILAAAELLADARVATILWNGTSGAWLGFDSDERLRDAIEDRTGCPASTASLAFRDLFRARGYGRIGLVTPYTGDVQRQIQANWGAAGFDCAAERHCGLSENFAFAEVGAKAITEMVRAVAAQGVDAVAIVCTNLAGAALAPALEAELGVPVLDSVAVTLWKGLALAGCGTADLATRGSVFAANAEARP is encoded by the coding sequence ATGGCGAGACCGAACGGGACGACGCGTCTGGGCATGCTCACGCCCTCGCCGAACAGCGTGCTGGAACCCGCCACCGCGCATCTGCTCGCTGGCTGCGCGCAGGTGAGCGCGCATTTCTCACGCTTCCGGGTGACGCAGATCGGCCTGACGCGAGCGGCCCTGGGCCAATTCGATCCCGAGCCGATCCTGGCTGCCGCCGAACTCCTCGCCGATGCCCGGGTGGCGACGATCCTGTGGAACGGAACGTCCGGCGCCTGGCTCGGCTTCGATTCGGACGAGCGCCTGCGCGACGCGATCGAGGACCGGACCGGTTGCCCCGCCTCCACCGCGTCCCTCGCCTTCCGCGACCTGTTCCGCGCCCGGGGCTATGGCCGGATCGGTCTCGTGACCCCCTACACGGGCGACGTGCAGCGGCAGATCCAGGCGAACTGGGGGGCGGCCGGTTTCGACTGCGCCGCCGAGCGTCATTGCGGCCTGTCGGAGAACTTCGCCTTCGCCGAGGTCGGCGCGAAGGCGATCACCGAGATGGTCCGGGCGGTGGCGGCCCAGGGCGTCGACGCGGTGGCGATCGTCTGCACGAACCTCGCCGGCGCGGCTCTCGCGCCGGCGCTTGAGGCCGAGCTCGGCGTGCCGGTCCTCGACTCGGTCGCCGTCACCCTATGGAAGGGTCTGGCCCTCGCGGGCTGCGGCACCGCGGATCTCGCCACGCGGGGCAGCGTGTTCGCGGCGAACGCGGAGGCCCGACCATGA